Proteins from a genomic interval of Methanobrevibacter wolinii SH:
- a CDS encoding CBS domain-containing protein produces MITSVQKEILQNLINLYQSSDGKSIKGEEIAEVMGRNPGTIRNQMQSLRSLGLVKGVPGPRGGYKPTIEAYHNLNIPITDQSSKVPIFKDNNRVENLSVAKIEFTSVPHPAECEAAIKILGNIKLLNIGDTIKVGPTPVNNLGVIGKVVGRDDTDNIILLETTTIRSIPKKTVIEIGSTNLITLTSNNSIREAAEIFSKNLIDGAPIIVDKIAVGMLTVTDVVKAVAKGDEDAKVSDYMSPKVVTVNKDMKIANAVEIMYNHKIGRLIISDDNNDPVGIVTRTDLIESMTNLEKFPINS; encoded by the coding sequence ATGATAACATCAGTGCAAAAAGAAATTTTACAAAATTTAATTAATTTATATCAATCCTCTGATGGAAAATCTATAAAAGGGGAAGAAATTGCAGAAGTTATGGGTAGAAATCCAGGTACCATAAGAAATCAAATGCAATCTCTTAGAAGTCTTGGACTTGTTAAAGGGGTTCCAGGACCAAGAGGAGGATATAAACCAACAATCGAAGCTTATCATAATTTGAATATACCTATTACTGATCAAAGTTCAAAAGTGCCTATTTTTAAAGATAATAATAGGGTAGAAAATTTATCTGTTGCAAAAATAGAATTTACTAGTGTACCACATCCTGCTGAATGTGAAGCAGCTATTAAAATTTTAGGTAATATTAAATTATTAAATATTGGAGATACTATTAAAGTAGGACCTACACCTGTAAATAATCTTGGAGTAATTGGTAAAGTTGTAGGTAGAGATGATACTGATAATATAATACTTCTTGAAACAACTACTATTCGTAGTATTCCTAAAAAAACAGTTATTGAAATTGGTAGTACAAATTTAATTACTTTAACTTCTAATAATAGTATTCGTGAAGCTGCAGAAATATTTTCAAAAAATTTAATTGATGGTGCACCAATTATTGTAGATAAAATCGCAGTAGGTATGTTAACAGTTACTGATGTTGTTAAAGCAGTAGCTAAAGGAGATGAAGATGCAAAAGTTAGTGATTATATGTCTCCTAAAGTTGTTACTGTAAATAAAGATATGAAAATTGCTAATGCTGTTGAAATAATGTATAATCATAAAATTGGAAGATTAATTATTTCTGATGATAATAATGATCCTGTTGGAATTGTTACAAGAACTGATTTAATTGAATCAATGACTAATCTTGAAAAATTCCCTATAAATAGTTAA
- a CDS encoding HEAT repeat domain-containing protein, protein MGFMEKLNKKGIYSDSISERIHSIETENLDLEELIDVARNDESWEVRSAAYMRIGSEDYGYLEIAYNDGNIENALKAVRSIKNIDLLDDLALKARNDQVRKVAVAKIRNKRILKKVALEDQTPTICNIALSRINEEKLYKEAAIRNSNFTVGKFALSQITSIEDIYCIALNSKCKETRFIATDIIENEDILEQIAIKDEDIDVGIIAVNKVKDENKLKKIALNSNCLNTRGIATDRTYDLNSLKEIAIANRNNDMAYIALEKIEDNDILREIALTADKEEFKLAVIDKIYDEKSLLDIGLNSKNDTIKKVIVKKIDDDDMLKELYINNKNPQLKDEIVKKIDNEDILYTIYEEDEDLKVKKDIVKKINNEGYLKEILENSKNSNIRKIIVDKIEDKEILKIISKKDTVWEIRAVANEKLGNTEEALKEILNNTNDSEIFYESYDELKNEGISIPEFIKNKKCFMDTLLVPYEKTLSYYEKLDERYPLKQEENSEDNKINVIKEHEKQCREKIKLFKSKINEISSEGKEKILILALNEKNYESHKVAVQMIDDRETLAKIAENEDEYPRIRRLARSKLEEIDNIVII, encoded by the coding sequence ATGGGATTTATGGAAAAACTAAATAAAAAAGGTATTTATAGTGATTCTATAAGTGAAAGAATCCATTCTATTGAAACTGAAAATTTAGATTTAGAAGAACTTATTGATGTTGCCCGTAATGATGAATCATGGGAAGTAAGATCTGCAGCATATATGAGAATAGGTTCTGAAGATTATGGTTACTTAGAAATCGCATATAATGATGGTAATATAGAAAATGCACTTAAAGCTGTAAGAAGTATTAAAAATATAGATTTACTTGATGACCTTGCACTTAAAGCTAGAAACGACCAAGTAAGGAAAGTAGCAGTTGCAAAAATTAGAAACAAAAGAATTCTTAAAAAAGTTGCATTAGAAGATCAAACTCCTACTATTTGTAATATTGCATTATCAAGAATAAATGAGGAAAAATTATACAAAGAAGCAGCAATTAGAAATTCTAATTTCACAGTTGGAAAATTTGCATTAAGTCAAATAACATCTATTGAAGATATCTATTGTATTGCATTAAATAGTAAATGTAAAGAAACACGTTTCATTGCAACAGATATAATAGAAAATGAAGATATATTAGAACAAATTGCTATTAAAGATGAAGACATTGATGTTGGTATTATTGCAGTAAATAAAGTTAAAGATGAAAATAAACTTAAAAAAATTGCATTAAATAGTAACTGTCTTAATACACGTGGTATTGCTACAGATAGAACTTATGATTTAAACTCTTTAAAAGAAATTGCAATTGCAAATAGAAATAACGATATGGCATATATTGCACTTGAAAAAATAGAAGATAATGATATCTTAAGAGAAATTGCATTAACTGCAGATAAAGAAGAATTTAAATTAGCAGTAATTGACAAGATATATGATGAAAAAAGTCTTCTAGATATTGGTCTTAATAGTAAAAATGATACTATTAAAAAAGTAATTGTTAAAAAAATCGATGATGATGATATGCTGAAAGAATTATATATTAACAATAAAAATCCACAGCTTAAAGATGAAATTGTTAAAAAAATCGATAATGAAGATATATTATATACAATTTATGAAGAAGATGAAGATTTAAAAGTTAAAAAGGATATTGTTAAAAAAATTAACAATGAAGGATATCTTAAAGAAATACTTGAAAACTCTAAAAACTCAAATATTAGAAAAATCATTGTAGATAAAATAGAAGATAAAGAAATTCTTAAAATAATAAGTAAAAAAGATACAGTATGGGAAATACGTGCAGTAGCTAATGAAAAATTAGGAAATACTGAGGAAGCACTTAAAGAGATTTTAAATAATACAAATGATTCAGAAATATTTTATGAATCATATGATGAATTAAAAAATGAAGGTATAAGTATACCTGAATTTATTAAAAACAAAAAATGTTTTATGGATACATTACTTGTACCTTATGAAAAAACATTATCTTATTATGAGAAATTAGATGAAAGATATCCATTAAAACAAGAAGAAAATTCTGAAGATAATAAAATTAATGTAATTAAAGAACATGAAAAACAATGTAGAGAGAAAATAAAATTATTTAAATCTAAAATCAATGAAATCAGCTCAGAAGGAAAAGAAAAAATATTGATTCTTGCTTTAAATGAAAAAAATTATGAATCACATAAAGTAGCAGTACAAATGATTGATGATAGAGAAACTTTAGCTAAGATTGCTGAAAATGAAGACGAATATCCAAGAATCCGCAGATTAGCTCGTTCAAAACTTGAAGAAATAGATAATATTGTTATTATTTAA
- a CDS encoding deoxyhypusine synthase, whose translation MEENKGLDNISKRVNPKIKAHKVKQIELKHDMKVSELIDEFDSSGVLGSGRVSRARNLLVDMINDENMQVFLSVAGPMVPGGLRNVIADMIRKEEIDVLITSGANLTHDMVEAFGGRHYKDFGHNDVELNDAGIGRIADVYTQNDDFEVFEYRITEMLEVICKKYDNDKDKSIISIEKLLYEFGLLIDDENSILHLAAEHGVHIFSPGLIDSMIGLQLWIFTQDHNLAVDAVGDMHHLSDIVFEKEKTGAIMLGGSIPKHYTLACTLLKGGIDSGIQITMDRPETGSLSGAPLEEAISWSKAQHESKLVTVIGDTTILFPLIYAGAMDSFNE comes from the coding sequence ATGGAAGAAAATAAAGGTTTAGATAATATTTCAAAAAGGGTTAATCCGAAAATTAAAGCTCATAAAGTTAAACAAATTGAACTTAAACATGATATGAAAGTTAGTGAGCTTATTGATGAATTTGATTCTTCTGGTGTTTTAGGTTCTGGAAGAGTTTCAAGAGCAAGAAATCTTCTTGTTGATATGATTAATGATGAAAACATGCAAGTATTTCTTTCAGTTGCAGGTCCTATGGTTCCTGGTGGTCTTCGTAATGTTATTGCAGATATGATTAGAAAAGAAGAAATTGATGTTTTAATTACTAGTGGTGCTAATTTAACTCATGATATGGTTGAAGCATTTGGTGGAAGACACTATAAAGATTTTGGCCATAATGATGTTGAACTTAATGATGCTGGAATTGGAAGAATAGCTGATGTTTATACACAAAATGATGACTTTGAAGTATTTGAATATAGGATTACTGAAATGTTAGAGGTTATTTGTAAAAAATATGATAATGATAAAGATAAAAGTATTATATCTATTGAAAAATTATTATATGAATTTGGACTTTTAATTGATGATGAGAATTCTATTTTACATCTTGCAGCAGAACATGGTGTTCATATTTTTTCACCAGGACTTATTGATAGTATGATTGGTCTTCAATTATGGATATTTACTCAAGATCACAATCTTGCAGTAGATGCTGTTGGAGATATGCATCATTTATCTGATATCGTATTTGAAAAAGAAAAAACAGGTGCAATAATGTTAGGTGGAAGTATTCCTAAACATTATACATTAGCGTGTACTCTTTTAAAAGGAGGTATTGATTCTGGTATTCAAATTACAATGGATAGACCAGAAACTGGAAGTCTCAGTGGTGCACCTCTTGAAGAAGCTATTAGTTGGTCTAAAGCACAACATGAATCTAAATTAGTTACTGTTATAGGTGATACTACTATATTATTCCCACTTATATATGCTGGTGCTATGGATTCTTTCAATGAATAA
- the pyrF gene encoding orotidine-5'-phosphate decarboxylase: protein MIVKNNIILALDVMTMDEAINICEKVSKQIDTIKIGYPLTLAVGTNCIEQLKDQFGFKIICDYKVADIGPTNDKIADITFSHGADGLICHGFVGKDSVEACLNKAKEYGKDLFLLTEMSHPGAKKFLQPVADDIAKMGVEMGINNYVAPATRLDRLQDIRNIVGKDAFIISPGVGAQGGSAKETLKISDAVIVGRSIYQSNNPEEAVKNILNK from the coding sequence ATGATTGTTAAAAACAATATTATATTAGCATTAGATGTAATGACAATGGATGAAGCAATAAATATATGTGAAAAAGTATCAAAGCAAATAGATACTATAAAAATAGGATATCCATTAACACTTGCAGTAGGAACAAATTGTATTGAACAATTAAAAGATCAATTTGGATTTAAAATTATATGTGATTACAAAGTTGCAGATATTGGTCCAACTAATGATAAAATAGCTGATATTACTTTTTCACATGGTGCAGATGGACTAATCTGCCATGGATTTGTAGGAAAAGATAGTGTTGAAGCATGTCTTAATAAAGCTAAGGAATATGGAAAAGATTTATTTTTACTTACTGAAATGTCACATCCAGGAGCTAAAAAATTTTTACAACCAGTAGCAGATGATATTGCTAAAATGGGTGTTGAAATGGGAATAAATAATTATGTAGCACCTGCAACAAGATTAGATAGACTTCAAGACATTAGAAATATTGTAGGAAAAGATGCATTTATTATATCACCAGGTGTTGGTGCTCAAGGAGGAAGTGCAAAAGAAACACTTAAAATATCTGATGCTGTTATTGTTGGAAGAAGTATTTATCAATCAAATAATCCAGAAGAAGCTGTTAAAAATATTTTAAATAAATAA
- a CDS encoding DUF438 domain-containing protein: MKILDLNKPVAELIKEYPEVKDIMIELGFKAISQNLESMGQIVTIPKGSKIKNIPLDKIIKKFEDEGFEVINNEKSDINKQKANNPSERVELLKSYIKRLSNGEPLENIQEEFKDNFRHVSAKEIAKAEQTLIGEGFDLNEVQRLCDVHAALFHDMTDAERMEMLETEMELGKQEANSMLGEDEDSEGASKAAEYMKIKGHPINVLVLENNKINLLVNEIEEDLNNGKSALNIRKKLKILKNITKHYGKKDELIFPLLKDEYNFPGPSDVMWGVEDEILDTLSGIIHETEGKEEDIKKLLKRIKEMVYKEENILFPLCAEYFKKEEWIEIARDFDVYGPCLIDEIPKWDEVSENIKYTTVNDDKINLPGGVISLKQLRAVLNLLPVEITIIDENDINRFFDEGEKLFERPHIALNRKVYACHPKKVEPVVRGLIEDFKSGKRDSMYVLGSKKHQKVLINYYALRDEEDNYLGTMEAVLPLEKIIDTLNNDNKDSIKH, from the coding sequence ATGAAAATACTTGATTTAAATAAACCAGTTGCAGAATTAATAAAAGAATATCCAGAAGTTAAAGATATTATGATTGAATTAGGTTTTAAAGCTATTTCACAAAATTTAGAATCAATGGGGCAAATTGTAACCATACCTAAAGGTTCAAAAATTAAAAATATTCCTTTAGATAAAATTATTAAAAAATTTGAAGATGAAGGTTTTGAAGTTATTAATAATGAAAAATCTGATATTAATAAACAAAAAGCAAATAATCCATCTGAACGTGTTGAATTATTAAAAAGTTATATAAAAAGATTATCTAATGGTGAACCTTTAGAAAATATTCAAGAAGAGTTTAAAGATAATTTTAGACATGTTTCTGCTAAAGAAATAGCAAAAGCAGAACAAACTCTTATTGGAGAAGGTTTTGATTTAAATGAGGTACAACGTTTATGTGATGTTCATGCAGCTTTATTCCATGATATGACTGATGCTGAAAGAATGGAAATGTTAGAAACAGAAATGGAACTTGGTAAACAAGAAGCAAATTCTATGCTTGGTGAAGATGAAGATAGTGAAGGTGCAAGTAAAGCAGCAGAATATATGAAAATTAAAGGTCATCCAATTAATGTTCTAGTTTTAGAAAATAATAAGATTAATTTACTTGTTAATGAAATTGAAGAAGATTTAAATAATGGAAAATCTGCTTTAAATATTAGAAAAAAATTGAAAATCCTTAAAAATATTACAAAACATTATGGTAAAAAAGATGAGTTAATATTTCCATTATTAAAAGATGAATATAATTTCCCTGGACCTTCTGATGTAATGTGGGGAGTTGAAGATGAAATTCTTGATACTTTATCTGGGATTATACATGAAACTGAAGGTAAAGAAGAGGATATTAAAAAATTACTAAAACGTATTAAAGAAATGGTATATAAAGAAGAAAATATTTTATTCCCATTATGTGCTGAATATTTTAAGAAAGAAGAATGGATTGAAATAGCACGTGATTTTGATGTTTATGGTCCTTGTTTAATTGATGAAATTCCTAAATGGGATGAAGTAAGTGAAAATATTAAATATACAACTGTTAATGATGATAAAATAAATTTACCTGGTGGTGTAATTAGTTTAAAACAATTACGTGCTGTATTAAATCTCCTTCCAGTTGAAATAACTATAATTGATGAAAATGATATTAATCGTTTCTTTGATGAAGGTGAAAAATTATTTGAAAGACCTCATATTGCTCTTAATAGGAAAGTTTATGCATGCCATCCTAAAAAAGTTGAACCAGTTGTACGTGGTTTAATTGAAGATTTTAAATCTGGAAAAAGAGATAGTATGTATGTTCTTGGATCTAAAAAACATCAAAAAGTATTAATTAATTACTATGCTTTACGTGATGAAGAAGATAATTATCTAGGTACAATGGAAGCAGTTTTACCATTAGAAAAAATTATTGATACATTAAATAATGATAATAAAGATTCAATTAAACATTAA
- a CDS encoding TatD family hydrolase: protein MMEFIDIGLNLMHKSYDKDRKDVMINANKVGVSKAIITGSDINSSILASDYALKYPGILYSTAGVHPHDAKTCDENTIPTLKKLAKNDSVVAIGECGLDYNRNYSPQNIQRKWFKKQLELAEELDMPVFLHDRESYSDFSKILREFPNVAKKSVVHCFTGDKYEVEDYLSLGCFIGVTGWICDERRGDELREAVKHIPPNKLMIETDGPFLIPRDLKPKPKKHRNEPKYLPHILNRIAKEMNLDSNDLGIQVYENTRKFFNI from the coding sequence ATTATGGAATTTATAGATATTGGATTAAATTTAATGCATAAATCATATGATAAAGATCGTAAGGATGTCATGATTAATGCAAATAAAGTTGGTGTTTCAAAAGCAATTATTACTGGATCAGATATTAATTCAAGTATTTTAGCTTCTGATTATGCTTTAAAATATCCAGGAATTTTATATTCTACTGCAGGAGTTCATCCACATGATGCTAAAACATGTGATGAAAATACTATTCCTACATTAAAAAAACTTGCAAAAAATGATTCAGTTGTTGCTATAGGTGAATGTGGGCTTGATTATAATCGTAATTATTCTCCACAAAACATACAAAGAAAATGGTTTAAAAAACAGTTAGAACTTGCTGAAGAGTTAGATATGCCTGTATTTTTACATGATAGAGAATCATATTCTGATTTTTCAAAGATTTTAAGAGAATTTCCAAATGTTGCTAAAAAATCTGTAGTTCATTGTTTTACAGGAGATAAATATGAGGTTGAAGATTATTTATCTCTTGGGTGTTTTATTGGCGTAACTGGTTGGATATGTGATGAAAGACGTGGTGATGAGTTAAGAGAAGCAGTAAAACATATACCGCCTAATAAATTAATGATTGAAACAGATGGTCCTTTTTTAATTCCACGTGATTTAAAACCTAAACCTAAAAAACATAGAAATGAACCTAAATATTTACCACATATTCTTAATAGAATTGCTAAAGAAATGAATTTAGATTCTAATGATCTTGGAATTCAAGTATATGAAAATACTAGAAAATTCTTTAATATTTAA
- a CDS encoding energy-coupling factor ABC transporter permease: MHIMEGFLPPLWCLIWYIIMIPIVGYGIYQIKNITEKYPETKALLAVSGAFMFVLSSLKMPSVTGSCSHPCGNGLGVALFGPAITGVLATIVLIFQALLLAHGGITTLGANCVSMGIVGPLVGWLIYKACLKANVNTKVSIFLTAFIADIMTYFVTSVELACAFPVPNFGLAFAKFFIVFMPTQIPLGIAEGLLTVIIWNGLLAYKPELLEKLHVINPKDIPTGDD; this comes from the coding sequence ATGCATATTATGGAAGGATTCCTTCCACCATTATGGTGTCTTATATGGTATATTATTATGATACCTATTGTTGGTTATGGAATTTATCAAATTAAAAATATTACAGAGAAATATCCAGAAACAAAAGCATTACTTGCAGTATCTGGTGCATTTATGTTTGTTTTATCTTCATTAAAAATGCCTTCTGTAACTGGTAGTTGTTCTCATCCATGTGGTAATGGTTTAGGTGTAGCTTTATTTGGACCAGCTATTACTGGTGTACTTGCAACTATTGTATTAATCTTCCAAGCTTTACTTTTAGCTCATGGTGGAATTACTACTTTAGGTGCAAATTGTGTATCTATGGGTATTGTAGGACCTCTTGTAGGTTGGTTAATTTATAAAGCTTGTCTTAAAGCTAATGTTAATACAAAAGTTTCAATTTTTTTAACTGCATTTATTGCAGATATTATGACTTACTTTGTTACTTCTGTTGAACTTGCATGTGCTTTCCCTGTACCTAATTTTGGATTAGCATTTGCTAAATTCTTTATAGTATTTATGCCTACTCAAATACCATTAGGTATTGCTGAAGGTTTACTTACTGTCATTATATGGAATGGTTTACTTGCATATAAACCTGAACTTTTAGAAAAATTACATGTTATTAATCCTAAAGATATTCCAACTGGTGATGACTAA
- a CDS encoding energy-coupling factor ABC transporter substrate-binding protein, with translation MKHENWILLILVIILLVAPFVIYSGLGEDQGYFGGSDDKGSDAVSETGYQPWFNSLWTPPSGEIESLLFAVQAAIGAIIIGYAFGYWRASASIKKQEQKDKINGN, from the coding sequence ATGAAACATGAAAATTGGATTTTATTAATTTTAGTAATTATTCTTTTAGTTGCTCCATTTGTAATTTATAGTGGTTTAGGTGAAGACCAAGGATACTTTGGAGGATCTGATGATAAAGGTTCTGATGCAGTAAGTGAAACAGGTTATCAACCATGGTTTAATTCACTTTGGACTCCTCCATCTGGAGAAATTGAAAGTTTATTATTTGCAGTACAAGCAGCAATTGGTGCTATAATCATTGGTTATGCATTTGGTTATTGGAGAGCTTCTGCTTCTATTAAAAAACAAGAACAAAAAGATAAAATTAATGGAAATTAA
- the cbiQ gene encoding cobalt ECF transporter T component CbiQ, with the protein MEFDIDYIAHTNRISDENPYVKVLISFFFLFSALILSNNYYSFAVIVISSILILAVARVSLKDYLKFLAIPFSFTFLTCIFLLFFFPQGAYIWDSGYWGIGITTYSYYISVLTFFRVFACFASLGFLALTTPITDVMHVLRSIHVPKIFCEISVLMYNAIFIFIERTETMRNAQKSRLGYLTTSMTAFKSFGTMFSNLFITSLEKSDTLQRSLDSRCYTGELPVYKPDRKKSSYPKLVVS; encoded by the coding sequence ATGGAATTTGATATTGATTATATTGCTCATACTAATCGAATTAGTGATGAAAATCCTTATGTTAAAGTTTTGATTTCATTTTTCTTTTTGTTTTCAGCTTTAATTTTAAGTAATAATTATTACTCTTTTGCTGTAATTGTTATTTCATCAATTTTAATATTAGCTGTTGCACGCGTTTCACTTAAAGATTATTTGAAATTCTTAGCAATACCTTTTAGTTTCACATTCCTTACTTGTATATTTTTATTATTCTTTTTCCCACAAGGAGCATATATTTGGGATAGTGGTTACTGGGGTATTGGTATTACAACATATTCTTATTACATATCTGTACTTACATTCTTTAGAGTATTTGCTTGTTTTGCTTCTTTAGGCTTTTTAGCTTTAACAACTCCAATTACTGATGTAATGCATGTATTAAGATCTATTCATGTTCCTAAAATATTCTGTGAAATTTCAGTATTAATGTATAATGCAATATTTATTTTTATTGAAAGAACAGAAACTATGAGAAATGCTCAAAAATCTCGTTTAGGTTATTTAACAACTTCTATGACAGCATTTAAATCATTTGGAACAATGTTTTCTAACTTATTTATTACTTCATTAGAAAAAAGTGATACTTTACAAAGATCTCTTGATTCTAGATGTTATACTGGTGAGTTACCAGTTTATAAACCAGATAGAAAGAAAAGTTCTTATCCAAAATTAGTTGTTTCTTAA
- a CDS encoding heavy metal translocating P-type ATPase, translating to MKFEEFMNFLAGLKMTVIAGIFLLIAIILMILHINVPIWLDPSWIVIFISGVPLVYLALIRLIKEKWVSSALLITIAMVASLLIGQIFAAGEVAWIMALGALLEDWTVERAKKGLKSLIDLTPQKARIISEDNKENIVLVDEVKLGDKLRILPGEHIPIDGEIIEGNSSIDQSIITGESLPVDKEIGDEVYCGTVNLYGAIDIRATSLSKNSSLQKLINLVKEADNKQAPTQRIADKWATWLVPVALFIAIAAWLITGNIERGVTVLVVFCPCALILATPTAIMAAIGQATKHGVLIKSGEALETLGGLNTIAFDKTGTLTYGNLVVSDVISLDNNLTSEDILLMTGSAEKRSEHPLAKAIVENIEIKSIDIENPKNFKMYPGKGVSCNNSYGNVYCGNIKFIKEMDISISNDLINKLDNLQKQGKASIIIALNKKTVGIIGLSDLIREDSKDMIKSLHDLDTETILLTGDNKNTAEYFGSKVNIENIKADLLPEDKLKIIEDIKKSGKKVCMIGDGVNDAPALKTADVSIAMGSIGSDIAIDSADIALLGDDIQKIPYLKRLSNSTLFTIKFNISLSMCINAVAIIMSVLGWLNPVTGAIVHNAGSCLVVLNAALLYDRHFDDEITNEDSSNIKRIENISLNDSEKIIGDNLEHTHMHLHKYGEPTHLHEGVKILNEVKTPNGIKHSHKHIHHTKFRHNCDIYHNSN from the coding sequence ATGAAATTTGAAGAATTTATGAATTTTCTTGCTGGATTAAAAATGACAGTTATTGCAGGTATATTTTTATTAATTGCAATAATTTTAATGATACTTCATATTAATGTTCCTATATGGTTAGATCCATCTTGGATTGTAATTTTTATTAGTGGTGTTCCATTAGTATATCTTGCATTAATTAGATTAATTAAAGAGAAATGGGTTTCATCTGCACTTCTTATTACAATTGCTATGGTAGCATCTTTACTTATTGGACAAATATTTGCTGCAGGGGAAGTTGCATGGATTATGGCTTTAGGTGCATTATTAGAAGATTGGACAGTTGAAAGAGCTAAAAAAGGTCTTAAAAGTTTAATTGATTTAACTCCACAAAAGGCAAGAATAATATCTGAAGATAATAAAGAAAATATTGTTTTAGTTGATGAAGTTAAATTAGGTGATAAATTAAGGATACTTCCCGGGGAACATATACCTATAGATGGAGAGATTATAGAAGGTAATTCTTCAATAGATCAATCAATTATAACTGGTGAATCTTTACCAGTTGATAAAGAAATTGGAGATGAAGTTTATTGTGGTACTGTAAATCTTTATGGTGCTATTGATATTAGAGCAACAAGTCTTAGTAAAAATTCTTCACTTCAAAAATTAATTAATCTTGTAAAAGAAGCGGATAATAAACAAGCACCTACACAAAGAATTGCTGATAAATGGGCTACTTGGTTAGTTCCTGTTGCATTATTTATAGCTATTGCTGCATGGTTAATTACTGGTAATATTGAAAGAGGTGTAACTGTTCTTGTTGTATTTTGTCCATGTGCATTAATTTTAGCTACTCCTACTGCTATTATGGCAGCAATTGGTCAAGCTACAAAACATGGTGTTTTAATTAAATCTGGTGAAGCACTTGAAACATTAGGTGGACTTAATACAATTGCATTTGATAAAACAGGAACTTTAACATATGGAAATCTTGTTGTTTCTGATGTTATTTCATTAGATAATAATTTAACAAGTGAAGATATTCTTTTAATGACAGGTTCTGCTGAAAAAAGGAGTGAACATCCTCTTGCTAAAGCTATTGTTGAAAATATTGAAATTAAATCAATTGATATAGAAAATCCTAAAAATTTTAAAATGTATCCTGGAAAAGGAGTATCTTGTAATAACTCTTATGGAAATGTTTATTGTGGTAATATTAAATTTATTAAAGAAATGGATATAAGTATTAGTAATGATTTAATAAATAAATTAGATAATTTACAAAAACAAGGTAAAGCATCAATAATAATAGCATTAAATAAGAAGACTGTTGGAATTATTGGTCTTTCTGATTTAATACGTGAAGATTCAAAGGATATGATAAAATCATTACATGATTTAGATACAGAAACTATTTTATTAACTGGAGATAATAAAAATACTGCAGAGTACTTTGGATCTAAAGTTAATATAGAAAATATTAAAGCAGATTTATTACCTGAAGATAAATTAAAAATCATTGAAGATATTAAAAAATCAGGTAAAAAAGTTTGTATGATTGGTGATGGTGTAAATGATGCACCTGCATTGAAAACAGCTGATGTAAGTATTGCAATGGGTTCTATTGGTAGTGATATTGCAATTGATTCTGCAGATATTGCACTTCTTGGTGATGATATTCAAAAAATTCCTTATCTTAAACGTTTATCAAATTCTACATTATTCACTATTAAATTTAATATAAGTCTTTCAATGTGTATTAATGCAGTTGCAATTATAATGTCAGTTTTAGGATGGTTAAATCCTGTAACTGGTGCAATTGTTCATAATGCTGGTAGTTGTCTTGTAGTATTAAATGCTGCATTATTATATGATAGACATTTTGATGATGAGATTACAAATGAAGATTCATCTAATATTAAAAGAATTGAAAATATATCTTTAAATGATAGTGAAAAAATTATTGGTGATAATTTAGAACATACTCATATGCATTTACATAAATATGGTGAACCTACACATTTACATGAAGGAGTTAAAATCTTAAATGAGGTTAAAACTCCTAATGGAATAAAACATTCTCATAAGCATATTCATCATACTAAATTCCGTCATAACTGTGATATTTATCATAATTCAAATTAA